The following nucleotide sequence is from Centropristis striata isolate RG_2023a ecotype Rhode Island chromosome 7, C.striata_1.0, whole genome shotgun sequence.
ctgAAATCTTTTAACCAACATGAGTCCTGGTCATCACCAacaaatattcattaatttaacaataataaagTCCCCAAAAAAGTGAACCTGGATTTGAGTTAAAGTTCGGTTTTTAAGACTTAaataaacacacgcacacaaaaaactgaaatatatatatatatatatatatatatatatatatatatatatatatatatatatatatatatatatatatatatatatatatatatatatatatatatatatatatatatatatatatatatatatatatatatatatatatatctcacacacacacattcaaagtgTCTTGAGAGTtgtaaaaccagttttctccacatatttctGTATATCTCCAGTTATGACAaaaatcaggattttttttttttctgatactttattttaaagtgtCATGATTGTTATGAACAGAAAATTAcgtaaaataccaaaaagacacaaaattaacaacaatTGTGTAAACATGTCCTATAGAAAGGAGAGGCTGTGTAATGGATCTGTgttctgtgcaaaaaaaattgaattactgattttaaataaactttctgtGACTCTAATttatgagatgcacctgtagttgtTGTGCCGTcctgcattttattttctgtcccgTGACAAACTCTGAACCTGACGAGAGCAGCAGGTTGTTAACTGGTGTGTGTTGGCATGCAGGGCGGAGACTTCACCAACCACAACGGAACCGGTGGAAAGTCCATCTACGGAAACAAGTTCGCCGACGAGAACTTCACCCTGAAGCACACCGGCGCCGGCATCCTGTCCATGGCCAACGCCGGGCCCAACACCAACGGGTCCCAGTTCTTCATCTGCACAGAGAAAACTGCATGGTGAGAGCAATGATATTAACTAAGCTTTcttttgttattcattttaaattcttacacattttatatataatttcttgtatacatttttactaatctgattttttttttttttttttttttttttttaatctaattttactaatcgatatattttatattgactatttttttacattcttactagtccttttttatatttatttaatctgttAGAAATCTTTATAATTACTTTTATGTTCCTACTAACCCTATTTATAATATGTTACTAATCCTTTTTATATtctaatcttttttatttaatattatatttaatattcccTTTCTCCCACAACGGGGAATTTCACCAATTACAGCAGCGAAGTGGAAagcaacaaataataaatagtaaacagtagtataaactagaaatataagaggtATAAACAAGTAAAgaatataaagtattaacaatttacagtataaacGGGTATAAATCTAAAGTAtatacaattaaaacaaaaatggaaTAAAGTTATGAACACaatctttttatatttgaattattttttatctgtatattaaatacaatttaagtCATTAcatgttaataataaaatgataattaaaaagAATCACAAATTAAACTACATAAAATGAACAGTGAGATGTCATTTCTCTGCTGGCGctgtaaaaaacaaaggaaCATTTCATCATATGTTTTGGTCTTGCGActcactttcctttttttggaaatCTATTATTGAGTTGATATCTCAATGTCTACAAGTACCTATTCCATTGTCACCTCGGTTATGTCTTTTGGGAACTAGTCTGTCTGACAAGTGGAATAAACAGCACAGCAGATACATAGATGTTGTTATGCTGGCAGCCaggaaatgtataactttaaaATGGAAAGATACAGAACCCCCTGCGATAGCTCACTGGAGGAATGAACTTTCAAGCTATCTTACActgtataatgtatattatagGAGTAAAGGCAGATCCTcagcctttttaaaaatttggcAATCTCATATGGAATTTGACTTTAAGAGCATTCTGGGTCAATATAAGGCTTAGTAAAAATGGCAAGACCTGATCGTAATAGTATGTGttgttgtggggtttttttgtttttgtttgtccgTTCTTTTTCGTTTGATTgtttctcatgttttatttgttccttaTTTATGCTGTGTAACAATGTCTGTGTGTTGAGGGTATAGGTTTGGatattattttggttttctgAGTGGTGTGAAAGGGACCAGCCCCCGGCTTAAGATTGGAAGGTGTCTCGCTTTCTGTAATAAGTTTTTGACTTTGGCAAGCTTGTGTTTCTCTGCATATTATTCGAGCTATTTTGATTTACCCTATGTGAGGGAATATGAGTTGTGGGGGTTGGAGTTTTGTGCGTATCCTCTGTAACCTGTTGattgtgtgtgggggggaaaaataataataataataatcacaaatTATTATAATCTTGTTTGAACTATATTTGTGCAGGCTGGATGGGAAGCACGTGGTGTTCGGCTCTGTGATGGAGGGTTTAGACGTGGTGCGTAAGATGGAGGAGCTGGGCTCCCAGAGCGGCAAAACCACAGGCAAGCTCACCATCGCTGACTGTGGGCAGCTCTGAGCTCCACCCTGACCTTCCAGCTCGCCCTGTAGCCACGCCTCCataggccccgccccctccctcctccaccaccattCAACATTCCTCTTGATGGAGATCAGACCCCCCTACCacctccttttttttattctgttcttGTTGAAATCATGTTGCTGCATTTGTGACTTTGCCTTTGAAGTTTCTTTTGCATTAACGTTTTTTTCCACAAAGTCCcaacgtttttttttgttaagtcaaaaaaatgaagaaaataaaacagaaaagttgCCTTGACAATTAAAGTGTGACTATTGTTTTAAACTCCGCAGAAACTTATAACCAATTTCTACAAGTTTAAGTCAATCTTTGTACACCCTGGGgaccctaaacagtctgtgagctgcatacagtcgtgttcaaaataatagcagtccaatgtgactaaccagattaatccaggtttttagtatattttttattgctacatggtaaacaaggtaccagtaggtgcagtagattctcagaaaaccaacaagacccagcattggtgatatgcagctcttaaggctgtgcaattgggcaattagttgaaaggggtgtgctCAAAAAAATagtgtctgctgttgactttacaaactcaaaactattttgttcaaacttttttgtttctaggatttagcaatcctgtgaatcactaaactaatatttagttgtatgaccacagttttttataactgcttcacatctgtgtggatggagtcaaccaacttgtggctcctttcagctgttattccactccaagattctctaacaacattcacaattcatttacatttcttggttttgcttcagaaacagcatttttgatgtcaccccacaagttctcaattggattaaggtccggggattgggctggccactcatAACATAGATCTACTTTAGCAGcgttacacacagagacaataacaacacaattaaataaaaagaacaaattaggcttacttcaagcaataaaatattttttaaagtgtctaaagaaggagtatgtattaaggagtattccagtgcagaataaatatgaatatgcagtataaaaatgttggtgccgtgaaacaaataaggtgcaggGGGGgggcgcgagatgaaaaatgtaatggcggtctgataattaaacaattacatttttttcccccacacaataaagaagtgtaaataaacatttccttagtaaaatgtaaaatcaaaaactgtaattttgattaattaataaatgcaggctattcaaaatgtatttcatcttaaaatgaagcgtagaagaagttgtcttccatttttccaacctgtgttatgatgacgggttgttcagctccacgctcatttaaacttgctgcaatttttgttcatcaCGGCTCAAAATATAAGATTTTCCCCAacttatctgctttctgcctctgatcctgagcctgtcatcatcctctttgctctgaaaagtggaagcttgcgcataactttgttgcattatattgaaactgtgtttcagatgaattcaaatgcgagatctcattgttgtgattgtgattattttattatgtgtgttctggtcatttgagcatgattaaacatgctgcttttaatatggctataaaaagcttattgcattttgtttttttgaaggtgtggggacAAAGAAGGGGGTGcgtggctaaaaaagtttgggaaccgctgacctagagcattcagagaatGGATGGCagacacactagattcacaataagcagcaacacaacacaagagctgacacacaatcacagcaaatacacaaatctactaaatgtttgaaaccagatcacagcatagatttttctctgctgtttcaAAGGTCTTTGTGTCTGAATGAGGGAGTTTAAACATTTGTATCAAttctcaaaattaaaaaaataattaatcaaatgTGCTGAACAAATGAGATAATATGGAGTAAGATAGCTATTTAGATGTGTGCATGATTCAACCATTcgtaatgttaaacatttgtatGTCAAAATAGTTGTACACAAATTTTTGCTTTCACATGCGTGAGTTTGAGAAATTGTTTGGGTTacaattgtttttatgtgagtaaaaatctgaaagctgtgaatacaactctaattttTTTTACGACTACgaagtcttcactgtgaacaccAATTCAAGTTTGCTGGTACGAGTAAATAATAGTTGAAATTGCGTCATGTAGATCAGGGGAAAATATTCGAACCACGATTTCTCCAAACGCGCATGCGCCTAAGATGACTGACAGCAGTGGACCGCGTGGAGCTGCCAGCTCAGGTGAAGCATCACAGGTAAAGCCAATAACATGTCTGATATTGAATGTataaaattgtacttttttaaataatatacacTTCATAGACTTACAGCACTTTCCTGGCTGGGGGAGTTTTAAATCTGTTTCATCTATGTTACAACATTGTAAATCGCTAGACCTTATTGCAGCTCCTAATACGTATGTTAaatgtagggctgcaactaacgattcttttcattatcgattaatctgtcgattatttaaacgactaatcgattagttgtttggtcaatcaaatgttgaaaaataccaatcagtgtttcccaaatcACAAGATGATGTCCTCAAATCTCacgttttgtccacaaaccaaagagatattcagtttattgtcataaaggaacaaagaaaccagaaatattcacattgaagaagctgaaaacagagaacttggacttattgtctttaaaatcaactcaaaccaattattctattatcaaaatagttgacgattaatttaataatcgattattgttcgattaatccaataattgttGCTGCTCTACTAAAATGTTTCTTTACTTTAAAGACCTACTCtcactgtatcccacatcggcATTCTATCAAAATGTTATGAACTCATAGGCGTAATTTATGGTCCAAACCAGCCACCACAACCCACCAAATATGATCCCATAATTATTGATAATGACTTAAGTTTTATAAACACGACAATGTGGTAGATTTTTTTCAATTAGGCAGTAAAATAGTGACGTTTATGTGCGCCCCCTGCCGCTCTGAGATTTGGTTTTGCCCACCTCAGACCTGTGCGCCTCGCGCCTCCAGCGTCTCCCCGTGTCTGTATCCATGGTGATATGAAGACAGCACGAGCCAACAACAACTTTAAGTTGCTGGTTGGACAAAAAACAGGAACGTGTTGTCTGTTGTGTGACCACTAACGAgacttgaacattactttttattgcatagttatatcctgtctgggtctgctatgtgttgtgttgtgttgtgttgtgttgtgttgtgtgtgtgtgtgtgtgtgtgtgttgtctcctctatgtgtatcttacctatgtacttgctgtcttttatatttgtatttatttttcaatttttaggGACTagggatgcaaactagcagccttgctataatccggTGTTGTGCCGTATTAAGCACCCCTCAGATCTCTTAATATAACACAGATCTCTTATTCACGAGTAAATGTCAAAAAGGACTACATGCTCATGTTTAATTTACTACAAATGACAAcgtacacacaatgacaaaaattatATTCTCATTCCATGTCACGTTCTGTTTAGCGTCCAGTTTTGTGTTAATGATTCATGTTTAAATGCGCTCGTGGATTCCACAATAGTCATACTTTCCCACAATCACAGTCTCAGATAACAAAAATCGGGTAAATGGTTATTGATGTCATTAATTAATAGCCTGCTTACTGTGTTGTCTTCcataatatttgtaaatatatataatataaactcctaagtatgtgtttgtgtgagtgtatatatatatatatatatatatatatatatgtatattgaagtgtcagtgtgttgttttttttcttggtctaCTTATCATTGAATATAAACTCCtaagtatgtgtttatgtgagtgtgtgtgtgtatatatatatatatatatatatatatatatatatatgtatattgaagtgtcagtgtgttgttttttttcttggtctaCTTATCATTGAATATAAACTCCtaagtatgtgtttatgtgagtgtgtgtgtgtgtatatatatatatatatatatatatatatatatatatatatatatatatatatatatatatatatatatatatatatatatatacgaggGGGTGCTTTTCACGGCAGGGGTGCTTAATACGGCACAACaccggcatatttacaaagatgtttatcgatgttcatgaaggtgcactgtccctatccaaacaTAAAGTATTCGTATTCGTTAAATAATGTTAACTGAAGAAGAGTTGGTCTACTCTCTGCTGTGCCGTGTCTTAGCCCGTTAGCCTGATTCACTGTTCAGTTAAAACGTCTGTAACTCAGGtaaatgtctgtttgtgtgtttccataaatatctgtgaaatacattttctgttttttatattcctttcttttaaagatatttttgggcgttttatagctttattgacagtagagatattcagtggtggaaagtaactaagtacttttactcaagtactgtacttaagtacaattttgaggtacttgtactttacttgagtatttccattttatgtcactttatacttctacttcactacattttgaggcaaatattgtactttttactccactacatttagctgacagctttagttacttttcactcgAGGTTTAacctaaaaaacacaataaatttaggtgattagacacttttttaaataaacctcataacagaatattaaatagtcaatatgagccctaccttgagaaaattaaaacgctgtatacataaatgcatcaataataataatataatatgatatttggaatatataaaacaatctaagtggctccattctgcataacaagtacttttacttttgatactttaagtacattttgatgctgatacttttgtactttcacttaagtacattttgaatgcaggacttttacttgtagtggagtaatttcacagtgtggtattagtacttttacttaagtaagagatctgaatactttttccacctctggttttacagcgaggagatccaagtgtccgatATTGGATACAGAtagcacacggctaattcaccggcggtagcgtcctttagccgactctggtaaccCGAGGCAACGTACACGGTCAAAACAATGGCAGTCTCAAATATAaaaagttagactttagtttcacaccacttcaTTAATTGGAAAAATAACATGATCATTTGTAGTTTGTACGCTTCATCAATGAAATTTCAACCACAAACGTACCACAGtaaatattatagtatatagtagtgtagtatatattacagtaaatatatttatttaatatatatctgtagaataactaaaaacattttacattaatataaCAGTAAGTGTTcggatttttttacattacatttaaagttttactgtaggAAAACAGAAAGCTGTTGTTtgctgatgttttttaaaatagtaatttaatttaatattcaagaccatttaacaatttaataatactgtaatataaatatatatatatatatatatatatatatatatatatatatatatatatatataaaattgtattaatttacagatttcaactttcattttatggttaatatttgtaattaaatattttttaattattattaattaattattatattttttatttttaaaataaaatattacagtaaacagaaacacattatttattacattattgtagaacaatgactttattattaaacagtgaagcacataaacattaaaactaataaccTGAAACCTGATCAGTTGTTTCTACTGAGTGAGTGAGGCGTCCAGCAGAGGGCGCTCTGCAGCTTCACACTGATCTCTGAGAGTTTTAATAGATtcaatattattaaattaaatctggTTTGAAGGTTGGGTTCAGAAATATGAGCTGGAAACAttctttaacatattttttaacttttatttacatttatttatcatatataAACAGTTATG
It contains:
- the LOC131975521 gene encoding peptidyl-prolyl cis-trans isomerase-like produces the protein MAKPRVFFDVAHNGAPMGRIVMELRDDVVPKTAENFRALCTGEKGFGYKGSTFHRVIPKFMCQGGDFTNHNGTGGKSIYGNKFADENFTLKHTGAGILSMANAGPNTNGSQFFICTEKTAWLDGKHVVFGSVMEGLDVVRKMEELGSQSGKTTGKLTIADCGQL